One window of Aerococcus tenax genomic DNA carries:
- a CDS encoding phage holin family protein: protein MIRNIIRLLIQAILLQGLGRIFWPEVYIQDFASAVIVVLVIAILYKLVYPILRILALPINFLTLGLFNLVLNGFIFWLASSLMGTAYFWISSFFYCMVLALIYGLAQELLKKIFDPYRSDY from the coding sequence ATGATTAGAAATATTATTCGTCTCTTGATCCAAGCCATCCTCCTCCAAGGACTGGGCCGGATTTTCTGGCCAGAGGTTTATATTCAAGACTTTGCCTCGGCGGTGATTGTGGTTTTAGTCATCGCTATCCTTTACAAGTTGGTTTACCCGATTTTGAGAATTTTAGCCTTGCCGATCAACTTTCTGACTCTGGGTTTATTTAACCTGGTCTTGAATGGGTTTATCTTCTGGCTGGCTTCCTCCCTGATGGGAACAGCTTATTTCTGGATTTCTTCCTTCTTCTACTGTATGGTTTTGGCCTTAATTTATGGCCTGGCTCAAGAGTTGTTGAAGAAGATATTTGATCCTTATCGAAGCGACTATTAG
- the galU gene encoding UTP--glucose-1-phosphate uridylyltransferase GalU, with protein sequence MTKVRKAIIPAAGLGTRFLPATKAMAKEMLPIVDKPTIQFIVEEALASGIEDILIITGKNKRPIEDHFDSNIELEENLHAKGKDDLLEIVQETIGLNLFFKRQSYPKGLGDAVLQAKAFVGDEPFVVMLGDDLMEDAVPLTKQLIDAYHDTHASNIAVMRVPHEDTSKYGIIDPEAQYKDGIYNVRQFVEKPDPSEAPSDLAIIGRYLLTPEIFDLLETQEPGAGNEIQLTDAIDRLNKTQRVFALEFTGQRYDVGNKLEYMKTCISYGLRHPEIKDDLRAYLLDLEKDLK encoded by the coding sequence ATGACAAAAGTAAGAAAAGCCATTATCCCTGCCGCTGGTTTAGGAACCCGTTTCTTACCAGCCACCAAGGCTATGGCCAAAGAAATGTTACCAATTGTTGATAAACCCACCATCCAATTTATCGTGGAAGAGGCCCTGGCCAGTGGGATTGAAGATATTCTAATTATTACCGGGAAAAACAAACGCCCCATCGAGGACCACTTTGACTCCAATATTGAACTGGAAGAAAACCTCCACGCCAAGGGTAAGGACGACTTACTGGAAATTGTTCAAGAAACCATTGGCCTTAACCTCTTCTTCAAGCGCCAATCCTATCCTAAGGGACTAGGGGACGCGGTCTTACAAGCCAAGGCCTTTGTCGGCGATGAACCCTTTGTGGTGATGCTGGGCGATGACTTGATGGAAGATGCAGTTCCTTTGACAAAACAATTGATCGACGCTTATCATGATACCCATGCCTCAAATATTGCCGTTATGCGGGTTCCCCACGAAGATACCAGCAAGTACGGCATTATCGATCCCGAAGCCCAATATAAGGACGGTATCTATAATGTTCGCCAATTCGTGGAAAAACCTGATCCTAGCGAAGCGCCGAGTGACTTGGCCATTATCGGTCGTTATCTTCTCACTCCAGAAATCTTTGACCTCTTGGAAACCCAAGAACCTGGGGCCGGAAACGAAATCCAATTGACCGATGCCATTGACCGTTTGAACAAAACACAACGGGTCTTTGCCCTCGAATTCACTGGCCAACGCTATGATGTCGGTAATAAGTTAGAATATATGAAAACCTGTATTTCCTATGGCCTCCGCCATCCAGAAATCAAAGACGACTTACGCGCCTACCTACTTGACTTAGAAAAGGATTTGAAATAA
- a CDS encoding NAD(P)H-dependent glycerol-3-phosphate dehydrogenase → MVKQAISLLGAGSWGTALAMVLAENGHQVTLWTHRQNQADEINQEHTNAAYLKEVTLPKDIVATSDLEAAVKGAQVIGFVVPTNAIRGVADQVAAILQAEDAQADRPLIFHAAKGLELETHERVSVILADSFKDLAIQGPVVLSGPSHAEEVARHDITGITAACQDLKAAEALQALFMNAYFRVYTNDDVVGVELGGALKNIIALCSGALAGLGFGDNAKAILMTRGLAEITRLGVALGADPFTFAGLSGIGDLIVTCTSPFSRNWQAGYQIGQGKSVSEVLDHMGMIVEGVHTTKSAYELAQSVGIEMPITQTTYQVLYDHQDLRKLVEDLMKRQGKQEVGLDRLALEQSLAKQARLKD, encoded by the coding sequence ATGGTAAAACAAGCAATCAGCTTACTCGGTGCTGGTTCCTGGGGGACCGCCTTGGCCATGGTCTTAGCGGAAAATGGCCACCAGGTGACCCTCTGGACCCACCGGCAAAATCAGGCGGATGAAATTAACCAAGAACATACCAATGCCGCCTATTTAAAAGAGGTCACTTTGCCCAAAGACATTGTCGCAACCTCTGATTTGGAAGCGGCCGTGAAAGGCGCCCAAGTGATCGGCTTTGTGGTGCCGACCAATGCCATCCGCGGGGTAGCCGACCAAGTGGCCGCTATTTTACAAGCCGAGGATGCACAGGCAGACCGGCCGTTGATTTTCCATGCGGCTAAGGGTCTGGAATTAGAGACCCATGAGCGAGTCTCGGTGATCTTAGCAGACAGTTTTAAGGACTTGGCCATTCAAGGGCCGGTGGTCTTATCGGGCCCCAGTCATGCGGAAGAAGTGGCCCGCCATGATATCACCGGAATTACCGCTGCCTGCCAAGATTTGAAGGCGGCGGAAGCTCTCCAAGCCCTCTTTATGAATGCTTATTTTCGGGTCTACACCAATGACGACGTGGTCGGAGTAGAACTCGGTGGTGCCTTGAAAAATATTATTGCCCTCTGTTCCGGAGCTCTAGCTGGTCTAGGCTTTGGTGATAATGCCAAGGCCATCTTGATGACCCGGGGCCTGGCGGAAATTACCCGGCTAGGGGTAGCCTTGGGAGCGGATCCCTTTACCTTTGCCGGTTTGAGTGGGATTGGCGACTTAATCGTTACCTGTACCTCACCCTTTTCTAGGAACTGGCAGGCCGGTTATCAAATTGGCCAGGGCAAGTCGGTCAGTGAAGTCCTCGACCACATGGGAATGATCGTTGAGGGCGTCCATACCACCAAGTCGGCCTATGAATTGGCCCAGTCGGTAGGGATCGAAATGCCAATCACCCAAACTACCTACCAGGTCCTCTATGACCACCAGGACCTCAGAAAATTAGTCGAGGACCTAATGAAACGCCAAGGCAAGCAAGAAGTCGGCTTAGACCGCCTGGCCTTAGAACAGTCCTTGGCCAAGCAAGCCCGCTTGAAGGATTAG
- the trxB gene encoding thioredoxin-disulfide reductase, which yields MSEASKTYDVIVIGAGPAGLTAALYASRANLQVAVLERGVPGGELINTATVENYPGYKSISGPDLANKMYESAMQFGAEYVFGNVKKVTPGKPYHLIETDNGDFKAKAIVIATGSVHRTLDVPGEEEYNGHGVSYCAVCDGAFYKGRDIKVVGGGDSAVEEGSYLTQFANTVDIIHRRDQLRAQKILQDRAFANDKISFTWDSVVKEIKGDGKQVTSIVVENVKSHEVTEVPAGGVFIYVGLLPNSEPFSDLGITDEEGWILTDENMATAVPGIFACGDVRKKKLRQVSTAVGDAGSAGQEAYQYVEALG from the coding sequence GTGAGTGAAGCAAGTAAAACTTATGATGTGATCGTTATTGGTGCCGGTCCAGCCGGCCTAACTGCGGCCCTGTATGCGTCACGGGCTAATTTACAGGTTGCTGTTTTGGAACGGGGAGTCCCAGGGGGAGAACTAATTAATACCGCCACGGTGGAAAACTACCCCGGTTACAAGAGCATTTCCGGCCCTGACCTAGCCAACAAGATGTACGAAAGTGCCATGCAATTTGGGGCTGAGTATGTCTTCGGCAATGTGAAGAAAGTGACTCCTGGCAAGCCTTACCACCTGATTGAAACCGATAATGGCGACTTTAAGGCCAAGGCCATCGTGATCGCCACCGGATCAGTACATCGGACCTTGGATGTGCCGGGGGAAGAAGAATATAATGGCCACGGCGTTTCCTACTGTGCCGTTTGTGACGGGGCCTTCTATAAGGGCCGCGACATCAAGGTAGTCGGTGGGGGCGATTCTGCCGTGGAAGAGGGCAGCTACCTGACCCAATTCGCCAACACGGTTGACATTATTCACCGCCGTGACCAATTACGGGCCCAAAAAATTCTCCAAGACCGCGCCTTTGCTAACGACAAGATTTCTTTTACCTGGGATAGCGTGGTCAAAGAAATTAAAGGCGACGGCAAGCAAGTCACCAGCATTGTGGTGGAAAATGTGAAGTCCCATGAAGTGACGGAAGTCCCAGCCGGTGGGGTCTTCATCTATGTAGGGCTCTTGCCTAATAGTGAGCCCTTCAGTGACTTGGGGATTACCGATGAAGAAGGCTGGATCCTAACTGATGAAAACATGGCTACCGCCGTGCCGGGAATCTTTGCTTGTGGGGATGTCCGTAAGAAGAAATTACGCCAAGTCTCCACTGCAGTCGGTGACGCCGGCAGCGCAGGCCAAGAAGCCTACCAATACGTGGAAGCTTTAGGATAG
- a CDS encoding exonuclease SbcCD subunit D, whose product MKIIHTSDWHIGKIVNDRSMLADQEVVLHQLIDEFKALEPDLVIIAGDFYDRSLPSRDSVRLANELIDRLMVELACPVAIIAGNHDAGERIAYGSRAYERQNIHLAGLPQKVPQHVDLPGARVYLLPYADYQVIRELYQDPTIDSLEKAAAKQVQAIKDQESFDPERLNLIVYHGYVTSSSLEEAGADLEESESERPLSIGTTEYVPSRVFQDFDYVALGHLHGAQRVKGEHVRYSGSPLKYSKSEAHHHKQYLEVDLTKESIQVTKHMIQPQHDVRVIKTSFDQALTGQSEDYIYFELTDQTPVHDGMNRLRDSYPNIMNLEYVNIGQVSAQIEGKISKDKLSRQVADPLELFADFYQETLGQPLTETQSQAVETAWLVAQKDQEDD is encoded by the coding sequence TCCGACTGGCATATTGGGAAGATTGTTAATGACCGGTCCATGTTGGCTGACCAGGAAGTGGTCCTCCACCAGCTGATTGATGAATTCAAGGCGCTTGAGCCTGATTTGGTGATTATTGCGGGCGACTTTTATGACCGGTCGTTACCCAGCAGGGATAGTGTCCGCTTGGCCAATGAACTGATTGACCGATTGATGGTGGAATTGGCCTGCCCCGTGGCGATTATTGCTGGTAACCACGATGCTGGCGAGCGGATTGCCTACGGGTCCCGGGCCTATGAACGGCAAAATATCCACCTGGCGGGTTTGCCGCAAAAAGTTCCTCAACACGTCGATTTACCAGGGGCCCGGGTCTACCTCCTTCCCTATGCCGATTACCAGGTCATCCGCGAGCTCTACCAAGACCCGACCATTGACAGCTTGGAAAAGGCCGCAGCCAAACAGGTCCAAGCCATTAAGGACCAGGAATCCTTTGATCCTGAACGCCTGAATTTGATTGTCTACCATGGCTACGTGACTTCGTCTAGCTTGGAGGAAGCCGGGGCTGACTTAGAAGAATCGGAGTCGGAGCGCCCCTTATCGATTGGTACCACCGAATATGTGCCCAGCCGAGTCTTTCAAGATTTTGACTATGTGGCTTTGGGTCACTTGCACGGGGCACAACGGGTCAAAGGCGAACATGTCCGCTACAGTGGCAGTCCGCTCAAATATTCCAAGTCCGAAGCCCACCACCATAAGCAATATTTGGAGGTGGATTTAACCAAGGAGTCAATCCAAGTCACCAAGCATATGATCCAGCCCCAACACGATGTCCGAGTGATTAAAACCAGCTTTGACCAGGCTTTAACGGGGCAGTCGGAGGACTATATTTATTTTGAACTGACTGACCAGACCCCGGTCCATGACGGGATGAACCGGCTGCGGGATAGTTATCCCAATATTATGAACCTGGAATACGTGAATATCGGCCAGGTCAGCGCCCAGATTGAGGGAAAAATCAGTAAAGACAAGCTCAGCCGCCAAGTGGCTGACCCCTTAGAACTTTTCGCTGACTTCTACCAAGAAACCCTGGGCCAGCCTCTGACCGAAACACAAAGTCAAGCAGTGGAGACGGCCTGGTTAGTGGCGCAAAAAGACCAGGAAGACGACTAG
- the hprK gene encoding HPr(Ser) kinase/phosphatase, protein MEAVTVKELRDQLGLKVLQGEEYLDRLIQTSDISRPGLELSGYFNYYPSERVQLFGRNEHSYLKKMTSDERLLIMRRMSREDTPVFIFSRDLMPEYEVFQAAEENKIPILQGSAVTTRLYSNITTYLQERLAPRVSKHGVFVDVYGLGIMIIGDSGIGKSETALELIKNGHRLVADDRVELHKRDDYSIVGEAPAILQNMIEIRGLGIINVLTLFGAGAVKQAQQLHLIVRLVMWDDDEDYERLGSEPEMVSLLGVDVPQITVPVRTGRNSSNIVEVAAMNLRANNMGYNAGKEFEERLTHLIQANQEADAKTHAEKDQAEAGDES, encoded by the coding sequence ATGGAAGCAGTAACCGTTAAAGAGCTCAGGGACCAGCTTGGGCTGAAGGTGCTCCAGGGAGAGGAGTATTTAGACCGTTTGATTCAAACCAGCGACATTTCCCGTCCGGGTTTGGAATTATCGGGGTATTTTAACTACTATCCCTCGGAACGGGTCCAATTGTTTGGCCGGAATGAGCACTCCTATTTGAAGAAAATGACTAGTGATGAGCGGCTCTTGATTATGCGGCGGATGTCCCGGGAAGATACGCCAGTCTTTATTTTCTCCCGCGACTTGATGCCGGAATACGAGGTCTTTCAAGCGGCAGAAGAAAATAAAATCCCAATTTTACAGGGAAGTGCAGTGACAACCCGGCTCTATTCCAATATTACTACCTACCTCCAAGAGCGTCTGGCGCCCCGGGTGTCCAAGCATGGCGTCTTTGTGGATGTCTATGGTTTGGGAATTATGATTATAGGGGACAGCGGGATCGGTAAGTCCGAAACCGCCCTGGAATTAATTAAAAACGGCCACCGGCTTGTGGCTGATGACCGGGTGGAACTCCATAAACGCGATGACTATTCCATCGTGGGCGAGGCGCCGGCCATCTTACAAAATATGATCGAAATCCGCGGCCTGGGCATTATTAATGTCCTCACCCTCTTTGGGGCCGGGGCGGTTAAACAGGCCCAACAACTCCACTTGATTGTCCGCTTAGTCATGTGGGACGATGATGAAGACTATGAACGTTTAGGATCGGAACCGGAAATGGTTTCCCTACTCGGAGTAGATGTCCCTCAAATTACTGTGCCTGTCCGCACTGGGCGGAATTCTTCTAATATCGTGGAAGTGGCGGCTATGAATCTTCGGGCCAATAATATGGGCTACAATGCCGGTAAGGAATTCGAGGAAAGACTGACCCATTTAATCCAAGCCAACCAGGAAGCGGATGCCAAAACTCACGCCGAAAAAGACCAGGCGGAAGCGGGCGATGAGTCATGA
- a CDS encoding AAA family ATPase, with protein sequence MIPLRLEMNAFGSYRDLTVIDFDRVRPYGLFMVSGDTGAGKTTLFDAITYALYGGASGSSREASELKSRFATDLDLAYVRFTFDSDGHHYQVYRQPKQTGPGAVEGRSKAYPSEVLEVNVDGKLVSGKKNELETYLKAAIGLDKSQFTQIVMLPQGEFKRLLEASSREKEEIFTHIFHTEAINRFQDYLQDQYSQVKSDLDRLKKNHDAAQARLKTLLSPEDQGLLEDRLKDQGEAKLGQLLAEFLATKEADFKQASQALEKLETKRTQLSQVLDYFDAQADLAQEKDRLEAKQSQMADLKTAYQNYQGSLSFYQALKDQAQAQAEAKDLAQSQARLDQEEKDYQAAKADYDKEREDQKENLDRLPQIKEAINQVQAGLKDWTTYTSTQKEVQDGQTELENLEASYQKGQGQVASLEEAISQGQAQLDQLSQAILDPDSLNQEKEAVKESGRQLTDLKAGLDQVQSFDQAIKKGEADFNQAEDTWQKANQTYLNAKQAYQRNLAGIMAQNLIPESPCPVCGSLDHPDPAQVSADTSTEDLDHGQVDQLESQAQKTSQAYQEASQALNYHKQSRADLCRQYDFDPKATITDWQDRLDQAKSAYKQASAAYQEKYDKDQANQKALAEEKERVKGQEIQLQTLKQELSKSEGQVSRQKAFLDQVKDRLKQAQTLLIGDSQATLEEKAQALKTEAKDLEALAQKLAKKEQALKEKAAVLTTKRDYQEAAVKKNQAQSQAIAERLAQARRESDLSDDQVKALHQSDRDWQAISQTLSAYSNQVYAYKKSLEALKAKEKDLAIDQDQATYQKKKSELDQSYAQAASQLSQDREDLIRLKDQVALLTDLWQDYQDRYQSFGDLKKLSDVANGKLNKSQRISFQRYILGIYLDWIVERANQRFYQMTNGKYYFKRAEDEIGGNQAKGLNLNVFDSYTASERSVHSLSGGESFQASLALALGLSDVIQEEAGTVDVGMLFIDEGFGTLDSETLQQALDTLVDLHQRSGRLIAVISHREELKQELPIQLAVEMTPSGSQCHWQGLPGVEG encoded by the coding sequence ATGATTCCCTTACGTTTAGAAATGAATGCCTTTGGTTCTTACCGGGACCTGACCGTGATTGACTTTGACCGAGTTAGACCCTATGGCTTGTTTATGGTTTCAGGAGATACTGGGGCGGGTAAGACCACTCTCTTTGACGCCATTACCTATGCCCTCTACGGGGGCGCTTCGGGATCGAGTCGGGAAGCCAGCGAGCTCAAGTCCCGTTTTGCCACCGACTTGGACCTGGCCTATGTGCGTTTTACCTTTGACAGTGATGGCCACCACTACCAGGTCTATCGCCAACCCAAACAGACAGGGCCGGGAGCGGTGGAAGGGCGGTCCAAGGCCTATCCTTCTGAAGTTCTGGAAGTCAATGTTGACGGCAAGTTGGTGTCGGGAAAGAAAAATGAGCTAGAAACTTATCTCAAAGCTGCCATTGGTTTAGATAAGTCCCAATTTACCCAAATTGTCATGCTGCCCCAGGGCGAGTTCAAGCGTCTGCTGGAAGCCTCAAGTCGGGAAAAGGAGGAAATTTTTACCCACATCTTCCATACCGAGGCCATTAACCGCTTCCAAGACTACTTGCAAGACCAATATAGCCAGGTCAAGAGCGACTTAGACCGCCTTAAGAAAAACCATGATGCGGCCCAAGCACGCTTAAAGACTTTGCTTAGTCCAGAAGACCAAGGGCTGTTAGAAGATCGTTTAAAAGACCAGGGGGAGGCCAAGCTAGGCCAGCTTTTGGCTGAGTTCTTAGCGACCAAAGAAGCAGACTTCAAACAAGCTAGCCAAGCGTTGGAAAAACTGGAAACCAAGCGAACTCAGCTCAGCCAAGTCCTAGACTACTTTGACGCTCAAGCCGACCTGGCACAAGAAAAAGACCGCCTAGAAGCCAAGCAAAGCCAGATGGCTGATTTAAAAACGGCCTATCAAAACTACCAGGGGTCTTTATCCTTTTACCAGGCCTTAAAAGACCAAGCCCAGGCTCAAGCAGAGGCCAAGGACCTGGCCCAAAGTCAGGCCCGACTGGACCAGGAGGAAAAAGATTATCAAGCTGCCAAAGCTGACTATGATAAGGAGCGGGAGGATCAAAAAGAAAACTTGGACCGCTTGCCGCAAATTAAAGAAGCCATCAACCAAGTTCAAGCTGGCCTCAAGGACTGGACCACTTATACAAGCACCCAAAAGGAAGTCCAGGACGGTCAGACTGAATTAGAAAACCTAGAGGCCAGCTATCAAAAAGGGCAAGGCCAAGTCGCTAGTCTAGAAGAAGCCATCAGCCAAGGACAGGCCCAATTGGACCAATTAAGCCAGGCCATTCTTGATCCCGACAGCCTGAACCAGGAAAAGGAAGCGGTCAAAGAGTCCGGCCGCCAATTGACTGACTTAAAAGCCGGGCTCGACCAGGTCCAATCCTTCGACCAAGCCATTAAAAAGGGAGAAGCGGACTTCAACCAGGCGGAAGATACCTGGCAAAAAGCCAACCAGACCTATTTAAATGCTAAGCAGGCCTACCAGCGCAATCTGGCCGGGATCATGGCTCAGAATTTAATCCCTGAAAGTCCTTGCCCAGTTTGTGGGAGCTTGGACCATCCTGATCCGGCCCAAGTCAGCGCTGATACTTCCACTGAAGACCTGGACCATGGCCAAGTGGACCAATTAGAATCCCAGGCTCAAAAGACTAGCCAAGCCTACCAAGAAGCTAGCCAGGCCCTCAACTACCACAAGCAGAGTCGGGCCGACTTGTGCAGGCAATATGATTTTGACCCTAAGGCCACTATCACTGACTGGCAAGACCGGCTGGACCAAGCTAAAAGCGCCTATAAGCAAGCCAGTGCGGCTTACCAAGAGAAATATGACAAAGACCAGGCTAATCAAAAAGCCCTGGCGGAAGAAAAGGAAAGGGTCAAAGGCCAAGAAATTCAGCTGCAAACCCTTAAGCAGGAACTTTCTAAAAGTGAAGGCCAGGTCAGCCGCCAGAAAGCTTTTTTGGATCAAGTGAAAGACCGACTCAAACAAGCCCAGACTCTCTTGATTGGAGACTCTCAAGCTACCTTAGAAGAAAAAGCCCAAGCCCTTAAGACGGAAGCCAAAGACTTGGAAGCTTTAGCACAAAAATTAGCCAAAAAAGAGCAAGCTTTGAAAGAAAAAGCTGCCGTTTTAACCACCAAGCGGGACTACCAAGAAGCGGCGGTTAAGAAAAATCAAGCACAGTCTCAGGCCATTGCTGAGCGTTTAGCCCAAGCCCGAAGAGAATCGGATCTCAGTGACGACCAGGTCAAGGCCCTCCACCAAAGTGATCGGGACTGGCAGGCCATCAGCCAAACTCTATCTGCTTATTCTAACCAGGTATATGCCTATAAAAAGTCGCTGGAGGCCTTAAAGGCAAAAGAAAAAGACTTGGCTATTGATCAAGACCAAGCCACTTACCAAAAGAAAAAAAGCGAGCTCGACCAAAGCTATGCCCAAGCCGCTAGCCAATTAAGTCAGGACCGGGAAGATTTAATCCGGCTCAAGGACCAAGTCGCTCTCCTGACTGACTTATGGCAGGATTACCAAGACCGCTACCAGAGCTTTGGTGACTTGAAGAAGTTGTCGGATGTCGCTAATGGGAAGCTCAACAAGAGTCAGCGGATTTCCTTCCAACGCTATATTTTAGGAATTTACTTGGATTGGATCGTCGAGCGGGCTAACCAGCGTTTCTATCAAATGACCAATGGCAAGTATTACTTTAAACGAGCGGAGGACGAGATTGGTGGCAACCAGGCTAAGGGGCTTAACCTCAATGTTTTCGATTCCTATACGGCTAGCGAGCGCAGCGTCCATTCCCTGTCAGGAGGCGAAAGTTTCCAAGCCTCCCTGGCTTTAGCTTTGGGACTTAGTGATGTGATCCAGGAAGAAGCTGGGACGGTTGACGTGGGTATGCTCTTTATTGACGAAGGTTTCGGAACCCTGGACTCGGAAACCCTCCAACAGGCCCTCGATACCCTGGTGGACCTCCACCAACGCTCGGGCCGCTTGATTGCTGTCATCTCCCACCGGGAAGAATTGAAACAGGAATTACCCATCCAGCTAGCGGTCGAAATGACCCCTAGCGGCAGCCAATGTCACTGGCAAGGTTTGCCGGGAGTGGAGGGGTAG
- the lgt gene encoding prolipoprotein diacylglyceryl transferase produces MMTTLLGKLLPSLNLLAIDPVAFSFLGIEIRWYGIIIALGMFLAVELILKEIERKGFDSDKVMDMIMWAVPIGFIGARLYYVIFEWDYYRENLGEIIAIWQGGIAIYGGVIAGALTAIIYAKRHKMKVSFLADVIMPYLLLAQGIGRWGNFVNQEAHGGPVSEAFLRETLHLPNFIVEQMNINGQYYHPTFLYESLWNLLGVGVLLFLRHRHKTLKLGETGLLYLIWYGTGRFFIEGLRTDSLYLGPIRVSQALSLVLVVVGIALLIYRRTKQGDLPYYSDYNYLTKRRAQAKKSA; encoded by the coding sequence ATGATGACGACTTTACTTGGAAAACTTTTACCCAGCCTTAACCTGCTAGCTATTGATCCGGTGGCCTTTTCCTTCTTAGGAATTGAGATTCGTTGGTACGGAATTATTATTGCCCTGGGCATGTTCTTAGCGGTGGAATTGATCCTTAAAGAGATTGAACGCAAGGGTTTTGATAGTGACAAGGTCATGGATATGATCATGTGGGCAGTTCCCATCGGTTTTATCGGGGCCAGGCTCTATTATGTGATCTTTGAATGGGACTACTACCGGGAAAACCTGGGCGAAATTATTGCCATCTGGCAGGGTGGTATTGCTATTTATGGAGGAGTGATTGCGGGGGCTTTGACGGCGATTATTTATGCCAAGCGCCACAAGATGAAGGTGAGCTTCTTGGCGGACGTGATTATGCCTTATTTACTCCTAGCTCAAGGAATTGGCCGCTGGGGTAACTTTGTTAACCAAGAAGCCCATGGTGGCCCGGTTAGTGAAGCTTTCCTACGGGAGACCTTGCACTTACCGAATTTTATCGTTGAACAAATGAATATTAACGGCCAATACTACCACCCCACCTTCCTCTATGAATCCCTGTGGAATTTACTGGGGGTAGGGGTCTTACTCTTCCTCCGCCACCGTCATAAGACCTTAAAACTCGGCGAGACCGGACTCTTATACTTGATTTGGTACGGGACCGGCCGTTTCTTCATTGAAGGCTTACGGACTGATTCTCTCTACCTGGGACCGATCCGGGTCTCCCAAGCCCTGTCCTTAGTCCTGGTGGTTGTGGGGATTGCCCTCTTGATCTACCGCCGTACCAAGCAAGGAGACCTGCCTTATTACAGCGACTATAACTACTTGACCAAGCGGCGGGCCCAAGCCAAAAAATCAGCCTAA
- a CDS encoding PspC domain-containing protein: MKALKRSLTNRVFAGVCGGFADYFGISAVWLRIAFAVALFTPLRYLAIFIYLALMVLIPNESVINFKRTFFGGGQGTRQRTNPRQEAYTQREDDVEPVYRDLNKRQIKEVEKVKVDHD; encoded by the coding sequence ATGAAAGCACTGAAACGCTCATTAACCAACCGTGTGTTTGCTGGGGTTTGTGGTGGTTTTGCTGACTACTTTGGCATTTCCGCAGTTTGGCTCCGGATTGCCTTTGCGGTGGCTCTTTTTACCCCGCTACGCTACCTGGCTATTTTTATCTACCTGGCCCTGATGGTTTTAATTCCTAATGAAAGTGTGATTAACTTTAAGCGGACTTTCTTTGGTGGGGGACAAGGCACTAGACAGCGGACCAATCCGCGCCAAGAGGCCTACACACAGCGTGAAGACGATGTGGAACCGGTCTATCGGGACTTAAACAAACGTCAAATTAAGGAAGTGGAGAAGGTTAAGGTCGACCATGATTAG